GGAACACGAAGGTCTCCGTCACCGGCGCCGACATGGCGTAGGCCTCCGCGACGAGCGCCGCGCAATGCCCGACCGCCTCCAGCGTGGCCTCCCCGGAGGTCCCCTTCGGCAGGTCCCCAAGCGCCGCGGCCAGGGCGGTCTCGGGCGTGCCGTAGCCGGACAGCCGCGCCAGCACGGCCTCCCGCAGGGCGGCGAGAAGGGCGGCGTCGCCCGCCTCGGCACCGCCGAGGCTGTCGGCCGCCACGTCGATGTCGTCCTGGCGCGCGGGCAGCGCCGGGGCCTGCCGCGCCAGCGCGGCCAGCCTCTCGCGCCAGGTCTGCCGCCGGGTCTCGAGCGATGAGGCCTTGGCCGGCCCGCGCGACCGCGCCGAATCGGTCTCCGGGCCGCCCGCCGTATCCAACGAAGCGAGCTCGGCGGAGGGCTGGCGCGGCTTCATCTGTTCTCCCATCCCATCGCACTGGCCGGACACGGCCGGGGCAGGGGGCTCAACGCCCGCCGCGGAGGTGTGGTTCTCCGGCAAACCTGCGCCACGGGTCAGCCCTCCTCGTCGAGGTAGTAGCGGTGCCCGGTCATGACATGCTTCCCGCCGTCGATCGGCAGGATCGCCCCGGTCGTGTAGGAGCCGCCCCGGCCGCAGAGGAAGAGCAGCGCGGCCGCGATATCCTCCGCCCGCCCGAGCCGGCCCATGGGAACCCCGGCCGCCGTGCGCGCCCGCGCCTCCGCGTCGGCGGTGGCGAAGGCCATCATGCGGCTCTCGAAGGGGCCGGGCGCGAAGGCGTTCACGGTGATGTGCCGCCCTGCCAGTTCCTGGGCCAGGATCCGCGTGAGGTGGTGCACGGCGGCCTTGGAGGCGGCGTAGGAGTAGGCGCGGTTCCCCATGGGCTGTGTGCCCATCACCGAGCCAAGGTTGACGACGCGCGCCGGGTGCTCCGCCGTCGCCGCCGCCTCCAGCATCGGCAGGAGGGCCTGGGTGAGGCTGAAGAGGCCGGCGACGTTGACGGACATCACCCCTTCCCAGCCCTTGAAGGGAAAGGAGCCCAGCGGCGCCCCCCAGCTCCGGCCCGCATTGTTCACCAGGATGTCCAGCCGCGCCGCGCGCTCCCCCACCCCCGCGGCCAGGGCCTGGACCCCCGCCTCGCCCCCCACATCCCCGGCCATGCCCTCGGCGCGTCCCGCTGCCCCCAGGGCGTTCAGCTCCTCCGCGACGGCGGCGCAGGCCTCCCCCTTGCGGGAGGCGATCAGCACGCTCGCCCCGGCCCGGACCAGCGCCTCCGCGATGATGCGGCCGATGCCCGTGGCCCCGCCCGTCACCAGCGCCGTCCTGCCGGAGAGGGAGAAGAGGCTCTCGAAATAGGCCGCACCTGTCATGGCGGATGCTCCCGATCCCTGGGGCCGATCCCCGACACCGCGTCGGGGGAGGGCCGGAGGTGTCCTGTCCGTCGCGGCGTCATGCTAGGGGAAGGCGCGCGTCGCGGCACCTCTGCCCCCCGCCGGCAGGGGGATGGGCAGGGTGCTTCCCGGACCGTCGCCGCCCCGTCTCCGGTACCGGATGACGCCCATCACCACGAGAGGAGGATGCATGCGCCTCGGGCTTGTAGCGTTCCTGTTGCTCACCGCGCTCACGGCCGCCTGCGACGACGCGGAGACGAAGAGGAAACGCCTCCAGGCCGAGCAGGCGGCGGAGGCCGCGGCCGCGAGCCGGGTGGCCGAGGAGCGGCTGCGCTCCACGGCCCGCAACATCGCGCCGGCCGCCCGGCTCAGGGGCGTGGTCGCGCACCGGCAGGCCCAGGGGGGTTACGCGGTCTGCGGGCAGGTGAACCTCACCGGCGCGGTGGAGGATCCGTACCTGCCCTTCGTCTCCGTCGTCAGCCCGAACGGGGAGAGGGTGGAGCAGTTCGTCGCCACCGGCAGCGCGGAGGCCACCCGCACCTACGTGGAGACGAACACCCGCTGCTTCGACGGCGGCGGACCGACCTCCGCGCGCTCCGTCCCGCCCCTCCCGCCCGTGCCGGCCACCGCAACCCCGCCCCCAGCGGCCCCGGCCCCGGCTCCTGCGCAGGCCCCCGCGCAGGCCCCGCCGCCCGCCCCTCCGCCCGCCGGAAGCCCTTCCGCGCAGGGGTCGGTCACGACGACCTCGGCCCACCCGGTCAACCTCCGGAGCAGCCCGGCCGGCGGCGGCGCGGTCCTGCGCGTGGTGCCGAGGGGGACGCGGCTGCGGGTCTTCGCGGAGGCGCCCGGGGGGTGGTACCAGGTGGGAGAGGGGGAGCCGGCGGGGTGGATCCACGGCTCGATGCTCGAGCGTCCCTGAGAAGCGTCTCATGAGGAGCGCACAAGGGAGCCACGGCTCCCTTGTCGCCCCGGCCATGGCGGCGGCCCTTCTCATGGCCGGCGCCGGCGCGCCGGCGGCATTTCCTGCCCGGCAGGATCGCATTATGGCTGGCGCCCATCCGGCCCAGGAGGTTCCGATGCCCGAGCAACAAGCCGCGCAGTCCGGCCTCGACCTTCTTCCCGTGGGCCGCCTCGAGGAGGCGGCCGCCGCCGTCACGGCAAGGGTGGACGCGCTGCGGGCCGCCGCCGCCGGGCAGGCGCTGCGGGCCGACGGGCTGGAGGGGCAGGTCGCGGCGCTCGAGCAGCAGCTCGCCGTGGCCGAGGCGAGGCTCGCGGTGGAGACGATGCATTCCGCCGGCCTCACGGCCCAGGCCTCCCATCTCCTGGCCGTCGCCGTCGAGGCCGGCCTGCCCGCCATGCAGGAGCTGGTCGGGGAGGACGGGGCCGGCGGGATGCCGAAGGGCCGCCTGGCACGAATCTACGACGAGGCCTTCGACGCCAGGGGCGCCGAGCTCGGCATCGAGGCGCCGGGCCGCTTCAGGGTGCCGTAGGGAGGCCGGGGCGCCGATACCCCGCCGCCAGCCCGTCACCCCGGGTCCGGGACCCGGGGCCCATCGGCGTCAGAGGCTCATCAGGCCGGCATTTCCCCCGGCCGCCGCGGTGTTCGTGCTGACGGAGCGCTCCGCCACCAGCATGTCCGGCGGGTAGAGGCCTTCCCGGGCCGTGACCACCGGGCGGATCGGCCCGGGCGTCCCGGCCACCTCCCGCAGCAGGCCGGGCAGGGCCCCGTCCTCCCCGCCGAAGAGCACGGCATCGCTCCCCGCCACGTCGTCCCCGGCCCGGAGATGCGCGCGGACGGCCGGCGGCAGGCCGCCGAGCCGCGCGAGCGCCGCCGCCCCGACCCGCGCGGCATTGCCGGTGGCAAGGCAGACGGCGATCTGGACCAGCAGCCCGTCGCCCGTCGCGCCCCGGCACAGCACGGCGCCGCGGGGGTGCAGGGCGTAGAGATTCCGCTCCCCCACCGGGCCGGGCAGCTCCATCGTCACCCCCAGCCCCGCCGCCTGCCCCTGGCGCGCGCAGAGCCCGGCCAGCTCCGCCCTCCCCTCCTCCCGCAGCCAGGCCGTGAGGGCCTGCAGGGCCGGTCGCGGCCCGGCGGCGGGCAGGTCCGGCCGGAGCGGGGCCTCGGCGAGGAGGCGGCGCAGGAGGAGCGGCCCGCCCGCCTTCGGCCCGGTGCCGGAGAGGCCGTGGCCGCCGAAGGGCTGCACGCCCACCACCGCCCCGATGAGGTTGCGGTTGACGTAGACGTTGCCCGCGCGGGAGGCGGCGGTCAGGCGCTCGATCGTCTCGTCGATGCGGGAGTGCACGCCGAAGGTCAGGCCGTAGCCCATGGCGTTGATGTCGCGCATCAGCGCCTCCATCCCGTCGCGCCGGAAGCGCAGCACGTGCAGCACCGGGCCGAAGACCTCCCGCTCCAGCTCGGCCATGCCGCCGATCTCAACGATGGCGGGCGCGACGAAGCTGCCGTGGCGGCACCCATCCGGCAGCGACAGGGCGTGAACCGGGCGGCCCGCCGCGCGCATGGCGTCCACATGGCCCTGGATGCCGGCGCGGGCCTCCTCGGTGATGACAGGGCCGATATCGGTGGACAAGCGGTCCGGATTGTCGACGGAGAGCTCCGCCAGCGCGCCCTTCAGCATCGTCAGCACGCGCTCCGCCACCTCCTCCTGCAGGCAGAGCACGCGGAGCGCGGAGCAGCGCTGCCCCGCGCTGTCGAAGGCCGAGGCGAGGACGTCGGCCACCACCTGCTCGGCCAGTGCCGAGCTGTCCACCACCAGCGCGTTCTGCCCGCCCGTCTCGGCAATCAGCGGGACGGGCGCGCCGGTGGCGCCGAGGCGCCCGGCCAGCCCGCGCCCGATCAGCCGCGCCACCTCGGTCGACCCGGTGAACATCACGCCCTGGACGCGCGCATCGGCCACCAGCCGCGCACCCACCCTGCCATCCCCGGGCAGGAGCTGCAGCGCGGCGGGCGGCACCCCGGCCTCCCGCAGCAGGCCCACGGCGAGGGAGGCGATCAGCGGCACCTCCTCCGCCGGCTTGGCCAGCACGGGGTTCCCCGCCGCCAGCGCGGCCGCGACCTGCCCCGTGAAGATCGCCAGCGGGAAGTTCCAGGGCGAGATGCAGGCCACGGGCCCGAGCGGGCGGTGCCCCGCCCCGAAGCCCCGGGCCGCGACGGCGTAGTAGCGCAGGAAGTCCACGGCCTCCCGCACCTCGCCGACCGCGTTGGGCAGGGACTTGCCCGCCTCCCGCACGATGGGGCCGAGCAGCGCGCCCATGCGCACCTCCATCAGCCCGGCCGCGCGCTCCAGCACCGCGGCGCGCGCCGCCGGCGGCGTTGCGGCCCAGCCGGACGCGGCGGCCTCCGCTTGGCGAAGGGCGGCGTCCACCACGTCGTCCGTGGCCTCGACCACATGCCCCACCAGGTCGCGTCGGTCGGCAGGGTTGCGGACCTCCCGCGCTTCCCCTTCGCCGCTGCCGTCGCCCAGCAGCGGCACGGCCCGGAGGGGCACGACTCGGGGCGGCGCGGTGCCGTCCCGCAGCGCCGCGGCCAGCGCGGCCAGCCGGTCCTCATCCGTCAGGTCCAGCCCGGCCGAGTTCTCGCGCGCCGCCCCGAACAGGTCGCGCGGCCGCGCGATGCCGTCATGCGGGCGGCCGACCGGCGAGAGGGCGCGCGCCTCCGCCACCGGATCGGCCGCCAGCGCCTCCACCGGCACCTCCGGGTCGTTGATGCGGTTCACGAAGGAGGAGTTGGCGCCGTTCTCCAGCAACCGGCGCACGAGATAGGCCAGCAGCGTCTCGTGCGTGCCCACCGGGGCGTAGATCCGGCAGGGCCGGTCGAGATGCCCGTGCCCCACCACCTCCTCGTAGAGCGGCTCGCCCATGCCGTGCAGGCACTGGAACTCGTACTGGCCGGGATGCCACGCGGCGAGGTCCGCCATCTCGTGGATCGCGGCCACGCTGCGCGCGTTGTGCGTGGCGAATTGCGGGAACACCGCGTCCGGCGCCGCCAGCAGCCGCCGCGCGCAGGCGAGGTAGGAGACGTCCGTGTGGACCTTGCGCGTGAAGACCGGAAAGCTCTCCAGCCCGTCGACCTGGGCGCGCTTGATCTCGCTGTCCCAGTAGGCGCCCTTGACCAGCCGCACCATCATGCGCCGCCCCGTCCGGCGCGCGAGATCGACCACGAAGTCGATCACGAAGGGCGCGCGGCGCTGGTAGGCCTGGACCACGAAGCCCACCCCGTTCCAGCCGGCCAGCCGCCTGTCGTGGCAGAGCGCCTCCAGCAGGTCGAGCGAGAGCTCCAGCCGGTCCGCCTCCTCCGCGTCGATGTTCAGCCCGATGTCGTAGCGGCGCGCGAGGGCGGCCAGCCCCGCCAGGCGCGGCAGCAGCTCCGCCATCACTCGCGCCCGCTGCGCGCGGGCGTAGCGTGGGTGCAGGGCGGAGAGCTTGATGGAGATGCCCGGCCCCCCGACGATCCCGCGCCCCGCCGAGACCGCGCCGATGGCGTGGATCGCGCTCTCGTAGTCGCGCAGGTAGCGCGCCGCATCCTCCGCCGTCGTCGCCGCCTCGCCGAGCATGTCGTAGGAGTAGCGGAAGCCCTTCGCCTCCATGGCACGGCTGCGGGACAGGGCCTCCTCGATCGTCTGGCCGGTGACGAACCTCTCGCCCATCATCCGCATGGCCAGGTCCACGCCGCGGCGGATCACCGGCTCGCCCGCGCGCGCGATCAGCCGCGTTAGCGCCGCGCCCAGCCCCGCCTCGCTGTTGGTGGAGGAGAGGCGGCCCGTCACCACCAGCCCCCAGGTGGCGGCGTTGACGAAGAGGGAAGGGGAGTGGCCGAGATGCGCACGCCAGTCCCCGCCGCCGATCTTGTCGCGGATCAGGGCGTCGCGCGTGGCGGCGTCGGGGATGCGCAGCAGGGCCTCGGCGAGGCACATCAGCGCCACGCCCTCCCCGCTGGAGAGGGAGAACTCCTGCACCAGCGCCTCCACCCCGCCGCCGCGGCGCTTGCCGCGAAGCGCGGTCACGAGGCGGCGGGCGAGGGCGCCGGCCGCGTCGTCCTGCCCGGGCGAGAGGGACGCCGCCTCGATCAGCGGCGGCAGGCAATCCTCCTCCCGCCGGCGGTAGGCGGCCGTCACCGCGGCGCGCAGCGGGGAGGGGGAGGGCAGCTCCTCCGCGAAGGCCTGGAAAGGGCGCGGCGCGGTCTCGGTCGTGTCGGTTCTCATGGTCGCGGCGATCCCGGCTGGACGACCGGAGATTGTCCCCGCGCCCGGCGAATGAACATGGCGATCTCAGGCGGGGTGCCGTAGGATTCACCACGGATAAGTGGCAGCGGAGCGTTTCATGCAGGAGATCGACCGGACCGACCGCATGATCCTGTCCATCCTCCAGCGCGAGGGGCGGATCCCCAACCTCGAGCTCGCGGACCGCATCGGCCTCTCCCCCACCGCGACGAGCGAGCGGACGCGGCGGCTGCTGAAGGAGGGGCTGATCACCGGCTACGCCGCGCGGCTGGACCCGCATCGCCTCGGCTTCGGCCTGCTCGTTTTCGTGGAGGTGCTGCTGGACAAGACCACCCCCGACGTCTTCGACCGCTTCGCCGCCGCCGTGAACCGCGCGCCGGAGGTGCTGGAGTGCCACATGGTCGCGGGCGGCTTCGACTACCTCGTCAAGACGCGGGTGCGCGACATGGCCGCCTATCGCGACTTCCTGGGCAAGGTGCTCCTCGCCCTGCCCGGCGTGCGGGAGACGCGGACCTACGCCGTGATGGAGGAGGTGAAGTCGGACGCCCCGCTGCCGCTGTAGGCCCGCGCTATCGCCCGATGGCGTAGGCCTGCATCAGCCGCGGCGTGGCGGCGGCGATGACGAAGCCGTCCTCCCGCCCCACCGCGCAGACGCGGCCGAGCGACCAGGAGTCCTCCACCTTCACCCGGTGCCCGCGCCGCTCCAGCGCGGCGATGGCGTCCGGGCCCAGCCGGTCCTCCACCAGCAGCCGCCCCGCCTCGAAGGTGCGGGGATAGAAGGATTGCGGGAAGTGCTTGCTGGTGAAGAGCGGCAGGTCGATCGAGGCCTGCAGGTCCAGCCCGTGGTGCAGGCGCCGCAGCAGCACCGCCAGCGTCCACTGGTCCTGCTGGTCGCCGCCCGGCGTGCCCATGGCGAGGATCGCCTCCCCGTCCCGCGTCACCAGCGTCGGGGTCAGCGTGGTGCGCGGGCGCGTGCCCGGCCGCAGGTCGCTCGGCAGGCCGGCGTTGAGCCAGCCCATCTGCCCGCGGGTGGAGATGGAGAAGCCGAGGCCGGGCACGGCGGGGGAGGATTGCAGCCAGCCGCCGGAGGGCGTGGCGGAGATCATGTTGCCCCAGCGGTCCACGACGTCGAGGTGGACCGTGTCGCCCCACTCCACCGGCAGGGGCGCGAAGGTGGGCTCGCCGTGGCCGATGCCCACGGGCGTCTCCGCGCCCGCCATGGCGAGGATGCGGCGCATCGCCTCCGCCGCGCCGGGCAGGTCGCCGGGGGTGAGGTCCATGGAGGCCGTCTCCCCCACTAGCGCGCGGCGGCGATCGGCGTAGTCGCGGGAGAGGAGGGTATCGAGCGGGATGTCGGAGGCGTCCGGGTCGCCGTAGAACACCTCGCGGTCGGCGTAGGCGAGCTTCATGCACTCCACCACCGTGTGCACGAATCTCTCCCCGGCCGGGTCCATCGCGGCGATGTCGTAGTCCTCCAGCAGCGCGAGGGTCTGCAGCAGCACGGGCCCCTGCCCCCAGGGGCCGGTCTTGTGCACCGTCACGCCCGCATGGTCGCGGGAGACGGTGCGCTCCACCCGCGCCTCGTAGCGCGCGAAGTCGTCCGCCCGCAGCAGGCCGCCGTGGCGGCGGCCGCTGGAATCCATCAGCTCCGCCGTGCGATAGAAGCGGTCCACCGCCTCCGCCACGAAGCCGCGATAGAAGGCATCCCGCGCGCCCTGGATCTGGCGTTCCCGGTCGGCGCCGGCGGCCTCCGCCTCCGCAAGGATGCGGCGGTAAGTGGCGGCGATGCCGGGCGTGCGGAAGCGGCTGCGCGGGCGCGGCACCTCGCCGCCGGGGATCCACACCTCGGCCGATGTGGGCCACTCGGCGGGGAAGAACTCGCGCGCCGGCAGGATGGAGGCGGAGACGCGGGGCAGCACGGGGAAGCCCTCCTCGGCGTAGCCGATGGCGGCCTCCAGCACGGTGCGCGGGGACCAGGTGCCGTGGTCGCGCAGCAGCAGCATCCAGGCGTCGAAGGCGCCGGGCACGACGGAGGGCAGCAGGCCGGTGCCGGGCACCTGGCGCAGCCCCAGTGCCGCGAAGCGCTCCGGCGTGGCGGCCATGGGGAAAGGGCCCTGGCCGCAGATCACCACCGGCTCCGCCGCGTCGTGGCGCTTGAGGATCATCGGCACCTCGCCGCCCGGTCCGTTCAGGTGCGGCTCCACGATCTGCAGCACGAAGCCGGCGGCCGCGGCCGCGTCGAAGGCGTTCCCGCCCCGCTCCAGCACGGACATGCCAACGGCGCTGGCGAGCCAGTGGGTGGTGGCCACCGCGCCGAAGGTGCCGCGGATCTCCGGACGGGTGGTGAACATGGACGGGCTCCCGGGCCGGAACCAATCAGGAATGGTTCCACATCGATCCGCCGTGTCCCGGCGTTGACTCTCTTTAGCTCAGGCACCCTGCCGCAGAAAGCTTGCCGGTCCGGCAAAACCAATCTAGCAAAGGTCCCATGCCCGCCCACCCCGCCGCCCATCGGCTGGAGGCCCACCTGCGGGAGGTGGGCCTCGGGCCCGGCGACCGCCTGCTGCCCGAGCGCCAGCTCACCGCGCGCCTCGGCATCAGCCGGCGCGCCCTGCGGGAGCTGCTGGGCGAGATGGAGCTGCAGGGGCGGATCTGGCGCGGCGTGGGCCAGGGCACCTTCCTCGGCCCGAAGCCCGCCACGGCCCGGCGCACCGCCCCGGCGGCCCAGGCCAGCCACCCGCTCGCCGTCATGGAGGCGCGAATGACGCTGGAGCCCGCTATGGCGTCGCTCGCCGCGATCAAGGCGACGGCGGCCGACATCGCGGCGATCGCCCGCGCCGCCGGCCGCGGCGCCGAGACGAGCGACGAGAGAAGCTGGGGCCGCTGGGACGGCGCCTTCCACGGCGCCATCGCCCGCGCCTGCCACAACCCCCTTCTGCTCGCCGCCTTCGAGACGGTGGAGGCCGCCCGTGCCCTGACGGACTGGGGCCGGCTGCGCGCCGCCATCACCACGAAGCCCATGCGCCAGGCCTCCGCGCAGGAGCACGCGGCCATCGCCGCCGCTATCGCCGCGCGCGACGCGGCTGCGGCCGGCCGCGCCATGCGCGCCCACCTGCAGTCGGTCCACCTCGCCATCCAGAGCGAGGAGGCCGGCTGGAACGACACGCCGGAACCGCGGGAACACGCGGACGGACACGCCCACACGGCCGAACCCGCTGAGCGAGCGCCGTCTCGCAGGACCTCCCGCCCATGACCCCACCCGACCTCTCGCGCCCTCTCTTCCACCGTCGGGCCGCCCTCTCGCTCCTCGCCGCGCAAGCGCTGATGGCGCTGCCGCGCGCGGCGCGCGCGCAGGAGGGCTATCCTAGCCGTCCCGTCAGCGTGATCGTGCCCTGGGCGCCCGGCGGTTCCACCGACATCCTCGGCCGTATCCTGGCGGAGCCGCTGCGCGCCGCCTTCGGCCAGCCCTTCGTGGTGGAGAACCGCTCCGGCGCCTCCGGCAACATCGGCTCGGCCTATGTCGCGCGCTCCGCGCCGGACGGGCAGACGCTGCTCTTCGCGACAATGAGCACGCACGCGATGAACGACGCGCTGTTCCGCAACATGCCCTTCAACGGCGTGGAGGACTTCACCCCCATCGCGCTGCTGGCCTACGTGCTGAACACGATGGTCGTGCACCCCTCCGTGCCGGCCCGCACGGTCCCGGAGTTCATCGCCTACGCCAAGGCCAATCCCGGCAAGGTCGCCTACGCCTCCGCCGGTCCCGGCTCCACCAACCATCTCTGCGCCGCCATGTTCGCGCAGATGGCGGGGCTGGACATGGTGCACGTGCCCTACCGCGGCGGCGCGCCCGCCACGCTGGACACGGTGGCCGGCCAGACGCAGCTCTTCTTCTCCGCCGGCACGCAGACGCTGGACCATGTCCGCGCCGGCCGGCTGCGCCTGCTGGGCGTGACGGAGGGCCGCCGCTCCGCCCTGCTGCCGGAGGTGCCGACGGTGAATGAGAGCCTGCCGGGCTTCGAGATGGCGGTGTGGTACGGCGCGCTCGGCCCGAAGGGCATGCCGCCCGCGCTGGTGAGCCGGCTGAACGCCGAGATCAACCGCGCGCTGATGCTGCCCGAGGTGAAGGACAAGATGGCCGCGATCGGCGTGGAGGTGGTGAACGAGACGCCCGCCGCCTTCGCCACCCAACTGCGCGCGGACGCGGTGAAGTGGCGCAAGCTGATCCAGGACCTCGGCATCGACAAGTCCGATGCCTGACCTCCTGCCCGGCCTGATTGAAGCTTTCGAGAGCGCGGCCCGCGACGAGGGGCCGCTGCCCCGGATCCGCGCCGCGGACCGGCTCGGCCGCGCGCTGGCCGGGCAGCAGCTCCTCACCGCCATGGTCTTCGACCGGGAAGCGATGACGGTGCAGCGCCTCTACAGCTCCCACCCGGACAGCTACCCGGTCGGCGGCCGCAAGCCGAAGCGGGACACACCCTGGGGCCGGCAGGTGCTGCTGGAGGCGCGCCGCTTCGAGGGCGAGGGCGAGGCGGCGATCCGAGAGCACTTCGCGGATCATGATGTCATCCTCGGCCTCGGCCTGCGCAGCATCGTCAACGCGCCGGTCGTGCTGGGCGGCCGCTGCGTCGGCACGCTCAACCTGCTCTGGCCCGAACCGGCCCTGACGCCGGAGCGGATCGAGGTCGCGCGGCTGCTCGCCCTTCTCGCCGCGCCGGACTGGGCCTGATCCCGGCGGGGCCTTGTTCTGCACTTTCGGGACCGGAGAGGGCGCCGCCCTCTCCGGACCTCTCCCGCCAAGGGCCTGAGGCCCTTGGATCCCCGTTTGGCTGCCGCGGAACCCACCTGAACCGATGCGCGGGAACCTGCCGCACCCCGTCCTGCCCGTGCAGTCGCCTCGGCTCGTGGAGCCGAGGCGCACCGTCAACCGGACGACTCCAACTCGAAGAAAAAGATGATGGTGGGAGGTCCGGAGGGAGGAAGAATTCCTTCTTCCTCCCTCTGGCCACGGCGGGCCAGCCATAAGGCCGAGACGAACCTTGCGGACCCGTCGCATCCGGGCGGAGAAGCAGGGACCGGGAAAGGAAATGCCATGACGACGCTGCTGGTCTGGGGGCGTGCGAACTCCGTCAACGTCCAGAAGGTGCTCTGGTGCTGCGACGAGCTGGGCCTGGCTTTCGAGCGCCGGGACGCGGGCATGGCCTTCGGCGTCGTGGACACCCCGGAGTACCGGGCCATGAACCCGAACGGCCGGATCCCGACCCTGGTGGACGGCGACGTCGTGCTCTGGGAGTCCCACTCCATTCTCCGCTACCTCGCGCTCCGCGAGATCGAGCAGGGGCTGGGCACGAAGGGCATCTACCCCGAGGGCGCCGCGCCGCGCGCCCGGGTGGACCGGTGGCTGGACTGGGTGCTCTCCACCTTGCAGCCCGCCGAGCGGGCGCTCTTCTGGGGCATGGTGCGCACCCGCCCGGCGGAGCGCGACATGGCGGCGATCCGCGCCGCGGCGAAGGCGTCCGGCGAGGCGTGGCGGGTGCTCGACGCCCATCTGGCGCACGGGCACCCCTACGTGGAGGGCGAGGCCCTCACGCTCGCGGACATCGCCCTCGGTTCCTATGCCCGGCGCTGGTTCGGCGTGGAGGTGGAGAACCGGCCCGCCCTGCCCCGGTTCGAGGCCTGGTACGGGCGCCTTGCCGAGCGGCCGTCCTTCCAGCGCCATGTTGCACCGCCCATGACGTAGCGGCGGCCGCCCCGACGGGCTCTAACGGCCGTCGCACGTCGTGCTCGATGGCGTCGGTCGTCTCCCTCAGGGGCAAGAGCCCGTCAGCCGGGGTCCGGGGCTCCGCGGGTCATGTCGGGATGCCGCCGGATGAGGTAGCGGTGCCGCCCGTCCAGCACGAGGACGCCGCCCTGGTTGTGGACGGTGCTGCGCAGCCCGACGACGCCGGTCGTGCGGTTCGGCGCCAGCTCGTCCACCTCCAGCGCCGCGTAGAGTGTATCGCCAACGTAAACCGGGTGCAGGAAGCGGCTGGACTGCTCCAGGAAGGCCCGCAGCGAGTCCTGCACGAGGTGCGGGAAAAGGCCCGCCCCCGCCACGGTCTGGATGGCCACCTGGTACCCATGGGCCAGCATGTCCGGCAGCCCGTGGGCGCGGCAGTAGGCGCGGTCGTAGTGGATGGGGTGGTTGTCCCCGCTCGCGGCCTGGAAGGCGAGGAAGATCGCCTCCGTCATGGTGCGGCTGGGCAGCGGGAAGCGCTCGCCGATCCGGAAGTCGTCGAACCAGCGCTGCTCCGCCACCATCCGGTGCGCGCGGGGATCGAAGCCCGCTTCTCCCTCCGTCATCGCGGCTCCTTCCCCATCGTCACGCCCGGCGGCCGGGCATCCCGGGTGCCTTCCCCGCCGATGACGGCCCGGCGGTCCGCCCGGCGCCCGGCGCCCGGCCGCCCCGCCGGCGCGGTCAGCGACCCGGCGCATCCCGGACCAGCCGGACGAAGCCCGCGATGATCGCCGGCATGTCCACGGCCTTCGCCGGCATCCGCTCCGGCGGGAGGGTCAGGCTGTCGAGGAATTGTCCCCCCGCGGTGAAGAGCGACATCTCCAGCGCGTCACCGACGAACTCGAGGCGGCAGACAACCTCCTCCTCCCCGGCCACCTGCCGGGCCCCGGCGATGAAGGCCACGATCTCCTCCAGGCCAGGGGTTCCCGCGCCCGCCTCGTCCAGGAACTCCGCGATCTCCGCCTCCGTCTCGGGGAGCGGGACCAGGGCCAGCGGCACGCAGCCGCTCGCCTCGAAGACCGCGCCGCGCCAGCCGTCGAACAAGGCGGCAGCGCGGGACTCCTCCGGCGTCATTCTCTCCTCGTCCTCCCCGGCGGGGAGGGGCAGGCCGCCCTGCGCGGCGATCTCGTCCCAGACCGGGATGTCCCAGTCGATCTCCAGCCCGACCAGCACGCCGAAGCCGCCCGCCAGCAGCCCCTCCGCGTCGCCCGGCGGCAGATCGCGGGGCTCCTCCCCCGCCACCATGTCGAGGAGCGCGCGCCGGAGGGCGCCGGGTGAGAGGCCGGCGAGGATCTTCGGCGCTCGCCATCCCGGCAG
This genomic window from Pararoseomonas sp. SCSIO 73927 contains:
- a CDS encoding Lrp/AsnC ligand binding domain-containing protein — translated: MQEIDRTDRMILSILQREGRIPNLELADRIGLSPTATSERTRRLLKEGLITGYAARLDPHRLGFGLLVFVEVLLDKTTPDVFDRFAAAVNRAPEVLECHMVAGGFDYLVKTRVRDMAAYRDFLGKVLLALPGVRETRTYAVMEEVKSDAPLPL
- a CDS encoding SH3 domain-containing protein, with the protein product MRLGLVAFLLLTALTAACDDAETKRKRLQAEQAAEAAAASRVAEERLRSTARNIAPAARLRGVVAHRQAQGGYAVCGQVNLTGAVEDPYLPFVSVVSPNGERVEQFVATGSAEATRTYVETNTRCFDGGGPTSARSVPPLPPVPATATPPPAAPAPAPAQAPAQAPPPAPPPAGSPSAQGSVTTTSAHPVNLRSSPAGGGAVLRVVPRGTRLRVFAEAPGGWYQVGEGEPAGWIHGSMLERP
- the putA gene encoding trifunctional transcriptional regulator/proline dehydrogenase/L-glutamate gamma-semialdehyde dehydrogenase, with protein sequence MRTDTTETAPRPFQAFAEELPSPSPLRAAVTAAYRRREEDCLPPLIEAASLSPGQDDAAGALARRLVTALRGKRRGGGVEALVQEFSLSSGEGVALMCLAEALLRIPDAATRDALIRDKIGGGDWRAHLGHSPSLFVNAATWGLVVTGRLSSTNSEAGLGAALTRLIARAGEPVIRRGVDLAMRMMGERFVTGQTIEEALSRSRAMEAKGFRYSYDMLGEAATTAEDAARYLRDYESAIHAIGAVSAGRGIVGGPGISIKLSALHPRYARAQRARVMAELLPRLAGLAALARRYDIGLNIDAEEADRLELSLDLLEALCHDRRLAGWNGVGFVVQAYQRRAPFVIDFVVDLARRTGRRMMVRLVKGAYWDSEIKRAQVDGLESFPVFTRKVHTDVSYLACARRLLAAPDAVFPQFATHNARSVAAIHEMADLAAWHPGQYEFQCLHGMGEPLYEEVVGHGHLDRPCRIYAPVGTHETLLAYLVRRLLENGANSSFVNRINDPEVPVEALAADPVAEARALSPVGRPHDGIARPRDLFGAARENSAGLDLTDEDRLAALAAALRDGTAPPRVVPLRAVPLLGDGSGEGEAREVRNPADRRDLVGHVVEATDDVVDAALRQAEAAASGWAATPPAARAAVLERAAGLMEVRMGALLGPIVREAGKSLPNAVGEVREAVDFLRYYAVAARGFGAGHRPLGPVACISPWNFPLAIFTGQVAAALAAGNPVLAKPAEEVPLIASLAVGLLREAGVPPAALQLLPGDGRVGARLVADARVQGVMFTGSTEVARLIGRGLAGRLGATGAPVPLIAETGGQNALVVDSSALAEQVVADVLASAFDSAGQRCSALRVLCLQEEVAERVLTMLKGALAELSVDNPDRLSTDIGPVITEEARAGIQGHVDAMRAAGRPVHALSLPDGCRHGSFVAPAIVEIGGMAELEREVFGPVLHVLRFRRDGMEALMRDINAMGYGLTFGVHSRIDETIERLTAASRAGNVYVNRNLIGAVVGVQPFGGHGLSGTGPKAGGPLLLRRLLAEAPLRPDLPAAGPRPALQALTAWLREEGRAELAGLCARQGQAAGLGVTMELPGPVGERNLYALHPRGAVLCRGATGDGLLVQIAVCLATGNAARVGAAALARLGGLPPAVRAHLRAGDDVAGSDAVLFGGEDGALPGLLREVAGTPGPIRPVVTAREGLYPPDMLVAERSVSTNTAAAGGNAGLMSL
- a CDS encoding SDR family oxidoreductase is translated as MTGAAYFESLFSLSGRTALVTGGATGIGRIIAEALVRAGASVLIASRKGEACAAVAEELNALGAAGRAEGMAGDVGGEAGVQALAAGVGERAARLDILVNNAGRSWGAPLGSFPFKGWEGVMSVNVAGLFSLTQALLPMLEAAATAEHPARVVNLGSVMGTQPMGNRAYSYAASKAAVHHLTRILAQELAGRHITVNAFAPGPFESRMMAFATADAEARARTAAGVPMGRLGRAEDIAAALLFLCGRGGSYTTGAILPIDGGKHVMTGHRYYLDEEG